A part of Methanocalculus alkaliphilus genomic DNA contains:
- a CDS encoding rubredoxin has translation MMMDSWKCTICGHVYDAEKEGTPFEELPETWVCPVCAARKALFVKKE, from the coding sequence ATGATGATGGATTCATGGAAATGTACAATCTGTGGACATGTATATGACGCAGAGAAGGAAGGAACGCCATTTGAAGAGCTCCCCGAGACATGGGTCTGTCCGGTCTGTGCAGCACGCAAAGCCCTCTTTGTCAAGAAGGAGTGA